Part of the Dehalococcoidia bacterium genome, CTGAGCCTGGCGGCAGCCGTGTCAGGGCGCCGGCGAATCGTCAGCGCGTGCCTTCCAGCGACGCCGATCACGAAGCCGTGCATGCACGCAAGCGGCAGGTGCGGCTGTGGCCGCAACCGACGCCTGGGGCCTGCCCCAATCGGTGCCCCGCGCCCGTTCACGTACGTAGCGACGTGTTCGACGAGGGAGGGGACTGGCGATGAGCGAGACCACGGCGCAGTCGGAGACGGAAGCCCAGGCAAGCGCCGCGCTGCTGGGGCTGATCAGCGGGTTTGAGGTGACCGCGGCGCTGCGGGCGGTGGCCGAGCTCGGTATCCGCCGACCTGATGGCCGCGGGTCCGGCCACCGCCCACGACCGCGCCAAAGCGACCGGGGCGCATGAGCCCTGACTCGAGCGGCTGCTACGCTATCTCACCGCGTTCGGCGTGCTCATAGAAGAGACGCCCGGCCGTTTTGGGCCGACGCCGCGGTCCGATCTGCTGCGCGACGACCATCCGCATTCCTTGCGGGCGGCCGCGGTCTTCTTTGCCGAGCCCTGGTTCCAGGAGCCGTACCGTCACCTGGCCGCGGCCATCCGCTCCGGCTGCGACCCGTTCCAACGCGCCCACGGCGTGAAAGTCTTCTCCTACCTTGCGGATCACCCGGACGCCGCCGCCCTCTTCAACCAGGCGCTGACAACGTTGCGCGCCCAGCGAGACGCCGCCGTGGCGGCGGCGTACGAGTTCGCCGGCGCGCAGACGCTGGTCGATGTCGGCGGCGGCTACGGCAACCTGCTCGTGGCCGTGCTGCGGGCGCACCCGGCCATGCGTGGCGTGCTGTTTGACCTGCCGGCCGTCGTGGCCACGGCCGGCGCCACGCTGGAAAACGGCGGCGTGGCCGAGCGCTGCAGCGTGGTCGGCGGCGACATGTTCCAGGCCGTGCCGGATGGCGGCGACGCGTACATGCTCGCCAGCGTCATTCACGACTGGGGAGATGCAGAGTCGCTTTCCATCCTTGCCAACTGCCACCGGGCGATGGACGGACGCGGCCGGCTCCTGCTGGTGGAGGCGACCGCCGTACCTGGCGCGCTGACGCCGGTCGTCGCCAGCCTGGACCTGCGCATGATGGCGATGGTGGGCGAGGCGCGCCGGCGGACCGAGCTGGAATACCGCACGCTGCTGGAGCGCGGCGGCTTTCGGCTGAGGCGGGTTGTCCCAACCGTCACCGATTTCCCGGTGATCGAGGCGGTCCCGGCGTAGCGGCGGACAGACGCGGGCCGCGCGCAGATGCGCCAATTTGGACTCGCTGCCGGTTCAAGTAGGTGTGAGACAGCGTATCCGGCGGCCGGCACCGACAGTGCCGATGCTGGCCCGAGGACGAATCGACATGCAGTACTCGAAAGGCGCCTCAAGATGAATCGTGGAACTATGGCCAACGGCTGGCTGGAAAAGGCGCGGAGCCTCGCGCCGATCGTCGAGCAGTGCCGCGACGAAGGCGATCGCGAGCGCCGGCTGCCGCGGCCGATCTTCGACGCCGCCTGCGCCGCCGGCTTCCAGCGGATGCTGCTGCCGCGCGCCCTCGGTGGAGGGCAGGCGGACCTCGAAGAGGCGTTGACGGTCGGGGAAGAGTTTGCTCGCCAGGACGGCAGCACTGGCTGGAACCTCACCTTCGCCATGATTTCGCCGCTGTTCAGCGACTACCTGCCGGAAGCCGCGGCGCGGGCGATCTTCGAACGCGGCGATGCGGTGATCGCCGGCAGCTTCGCGCCGCGCGGCCGCGCCCGCCGCGTTGACGGCGGCTTTGAACTGAGCGGCGGCTGGAGCTTCGTCAGCGGCTGCCAGAACGCGAACCTGATCATCGTCGGCGGCGTGGTCTTCGACGGCGAGCAGCCCGAGCTCGGCCTGGACGGCGCCCCGGTGCGTCAGATCTTCGTCTTTCCCGCCGCGGAGGGCACGATCAGCGACACCTGGCGCACGGTCGGTATGCGCGCCACGGGCAGTCACGATTACGCCGTCTCCGGCGTCTTCGTGCCCGCCGAGCGCAGCTTCGCCTACCAGGACTTCTTCCGCGGCCCTGCGCCGCGGCCCGGTCTCGGCTATCCACGCCCGTTCATGGAGATGGGGCCGCTGCACCTGGCGGCGATCGGGCTGGGCGTGGCCCGCGATGCGATCGAATCCTTCACCGCCCTCGCGGCCACGAAGACGCCGCTGCTCGCGACGAGCCGCCTGGCCGACCAGCCGATCGTGCACGATCGCGTGGGGCGAGCCGAGGCGCTGCTGTGCGCGGCGCGCTCCTATCTCTTCGCGACGGCGCGTGAGATTGTGTCGGCATCGGAGGACACACCGCCCATGGTCCTGCACTGCCGGCTGGCCGCGGCCCACGCCGCCGAGAGCGCGATCGAGGTCGTGAACGCCGTGTACCATGCGGCCGGCGGCACCTCGATCTTCGAGTCCAGCCGCCTCTCGCGCTGCTTCCGCGATATCAACACGCTCACCCACCACGCGCTGATCGCGCCCAACGCCTTCGCCACCGCCGGCGAATGGCTGCTCCAGCGGGAGGAGCGCGCCCACGCCTGAACCGGACCCCGCCGGCAAGCGCCGGCGAGCGGCAGGTGCTCCCGGTTGTAGACTGATCGCAGCGCACGCGGGCGGCGGGCATGGGCCCGCCGCCCGCGTCTGCCGCCCTCCGCGCCGATGCCGGAGGCTCACCATGGCCGCCACACGACCCGGTGGCTGAGCAGCGTATACTCTGCGGCGTCGGGCCGTGATCGTCTACCTCCTTGGAAGAGCCGATGCCGCGACTGGACGGCTTCACACCGCTCGTTGGGCGCATCCGCGAACTGTCGGTGCTGCGCGCCCGGCTGGCCGCGGCCTGCAACGGCACGGGTGGCGGTCTGTTACTCAGCGGCGAGGC contains:
- a CDS encoding methyltransferase — protein: MLIEETPGRFGPTPRSDLLRDDHPHSLRAAAVFFAEPWFQEPYRHLAAAIRSGCDPFQRAHGVKVFSYLADHPDAAALFNQALTTLRAQRDAAVAAAYEFAGAQTLVDVGGGYGNLLVAVLRAHPAMRGVLFDLPAVVATAGATLENGGVAERCSVVGGDMFQAVPDGGDAYMLASVIHDWGDAESLSILANCHRAMDGRGRLLLVEATAVPGALTPVVASLDLRMMAMVGEARRRTELEYRTLLERGGFRLRRVVPTVTDFPVIEAVPA
- a CDS encoding acyl-CoA dehydrogenase family protein, which codes for MNRGTMANGWLEKARSLAPIVEQCRDEGDRERRLPRPIFDAACAAGFQRMLLPRALGGGQADLEEALTVGEEFARQDGSTGWNLTFAMISPLFSDYLPEAAARAIFERGDAVIAGSFAPRGRARRVDGGFELSGGWSFVSGCQNANLIIVGGVVFDGEQPELGLDGAPVRQIFVFPAAEGTISDTWRTVGMRATGSHDYAVSGVFVPAERSFAYQDFFRGPAPRPGLGYPRPFMEMGPLHLAAIGLGVARDAIESFTALAATKTPLLATSRLADQPIVHDRVGRAEALLCAARSYLFATAREIVSASEDTPPMVLHCRLAAAHAAESAIEVVNAVYHAAGGTSIFESSRLSRCFRDINTLTHHALIAPNAFATAGEWLLQREERAHA